In Pseudomonadota bacterium, a genomic segment contains:
- a CDS encoding ferritin family protein, whose protein sequence is MNQDEFKKIISFAIDCENEAYTFYSTVSDKANDTKLKNLFNELAGDEKKHRLALETFLTRSLENMHFSASKDYKVVDALPTPPLTADLKPIDGLVIAIKKELEAMQMYTQLANASTDEAQKNTFTELASMERGHKGRLEDIYTNMAFPESW, encoded by the coding sequence ATGAATCAGGATGAATTTAAGAAGATAATTTCTTTTGCAATTGACTGTGAAAACGAGGCATATACGTTTTACAGCACAGTGTCCGACAAAGCGAATGACACAAAACTCAAAAATCTGTTTAATGAACTTGCTGGAGATGAGAAAAAACATCGACTTGCATTAGAGACATTCCTTACTCGATCTCTGGAGAATATGCATTTTTCGGCATCAAAGGATTATAAGGTTGTGGATGCACTTCCTACACCACCTTTGACTGCTGATCTCAAACCTATCGATGGCTTGGTAATCGCTATAAAAAAAGAGCTTGAAGCCATGCAAATGTATACCCAGCTTGCAAATGCCAGTACTGACGAAGCACAGAAAAATACCTTTACAGAACTTGCATCTATGGAGCGGGGACACAAGGGCAGGCTCGAGGATATATATACAAATATGGCATTCCCTGAATCCTGGTAG
- a CDS encoding NUDIX domain-containing protein: MSKERSQCGLLIENREGKVLLQLRDNKPDIPYPGCWGTFGGQIENGETPDEAIKREIIEELECEFSNPEYFGNFPFDGYNIYMYRIIDHNLILEDLTVNEGQRGGWFSLEEVINVECAANCKEIVIAYFKMFH, from the coding sequence ATGAGCAAAGAACGATCACAATGTGGACTTCTGATTGAGAACAGAGAAGGCAAAGTATTGCTTCAACTGAGAGACAATAAGCCCGATATCCCATATCCAGGCTGTTGGGGCACATTCGGCGGGCAGATAGAAAACGGGGAAACCCCGGATGAAGCTATTAAAAGAGAAATCATTGAAGAATTAGAATGCGAATTTTCAAATCCGGAATACTTTGGTAATTTTCCCTTTGATGGATATAACATTTATATGTACAGAATTATTGACCATAACCTGATACTTGAGGATTTAACAGTTAACGAAGGACAGAGAGGCGGATGGTTTTCATTGGAAGAAGTTATCAATGTTGAGTGTGCCGCCAATTGTAAAGAGATTGTCATTGCCTATTTCAAGATGTTTCATTAA
- a CDS encoding glycerol dehydrogenase translates to MLSIFLESIYPCVFQAAQACSYIIDKSLNTAGLTVKKTIFQGESTLREVERIVTFFEGPGPEVNVLIGIGGGKCLDTTRMAASRLGVPAVTIPTTASTDAPTAAHSVIYDEKGVFANVEFSMTNPMLVLVDLDIVAAAPPRYIVAGMGDAFSTFYEARCCMENPEARTARGARPTMAALAIARQCRDLLLEYGIAALDEIRHRQVGEALAHIVEANILLSGLGFESGGLAGAHGVAQGLTACSNLHKNCLHGEMVAIGVMTQLIMENRMDEAEQAARFFKAVGLPLHLAQLGFDPLQRMSELDNIVQHSLNVFFIRYEPFEITHSFLKTAILEANEFGKVMERNLTE, encoded by the coding sequence GTGTTATCAATCTTCTTGGAGAGTATTTATCCCTGTGTATTTCAGGCTGCGCAGGCGTGCTCATATATCATTGATAAGAGTCTGAACACCGCCGGACTTACAGTAAAAAAGACAATCTTTCAGGGCGAATCTACTCTGAGGGAGGTGGAAAGAATTGTAACCTTTTTTGAAGGCCCTGGCCCTGAAGTAAATGTCCTCATCGGCATCGGCGGAGGCAAATGTCTTGATACCACAAGAATGGCAGCGTCAAGACTCGGTGTGCCTGCCGTAACGATTCCTACCACAGCTTCGACAGACGCACCGACAGCGGCACATTCCGTTATCTACGACGAAAAAGGGGTTTTTGCTAATGTGGAATTCAGTATGACCAACCCCATGCTGGTCTTGGTCGATCTTGATATTGTTGCCGCTGCACCGCCCCGATATATCGTAGCAGGCATGGGGGATGCTTTTTCCACATTCTATGAAGCACGTTGCTGTATGGAAAATCCGGAAGCCCGAACTGCAAGAGGCGCCAGACCCACCATGGCAGCCCTGGCTATTGCCCGTCAGTGCCGCGACCTGCTTCTCGAATACGGTATCGCAGCGCTGGATGAGATCAGGCATCGACAGGTAGGCGAGGCCCTCGCCCATATTGTGGAGGCAAATATTCTTCTCAGCGGGCTCGGATTCGAAAGCGGCGGTCTTGCAGGGGCGCACGGTGTGGCACAAGGGTTGACGGCTTGCAGCAATTTACACAAAAACTGTCTTCATGGAGAAATGGTGGCAATCGGTGTTATGACACAACTCATCATGGAAAACAGAATGGACGAAGCTGAGCAGGCAGCCCGATTCTTCAAGGCGGTGGGACTGCCTTTGCACCTCGCTCAGTTGGGTTTTGACCCGCTACAGCGAATGTCTGAACTGGATAACATCGTTCAGCACAGTCTGAACGTATTCTTCATCCGATATGAACCTTTCGAAATAACGCACAGTTTCCTGAAAACAGCAATCCTCGAAGCAAATGAGTTCGGTAAGGTTATGGAAAGAAACCTGACGGAATAA